One stretch of Pseudobacteriovorax antillogorgiicola DNA includes these proteins:
- a CDS encoding (2Fe-2S)-binding protein, translating into MTRHKLFINNKNYEVEAPDEMPLLWVIRDLLDMKGTKFGCGKGLCGACTIHLNGSAIRSCSTPVAAAKGASITTIEGLSKDGDHPLQQAWQELSVPQCGYCQSGQLMSAAALLETNKKPKDSDIDAAMAGNICRCGTYPRIRKGILKASGQVQEEAKS; encoded by the coding sequence ATGACTCGACACAAACTTTTCATTAACAACAAGAACTACGAGGTGGAGGCTCCCGATGAGATGCCTCTGCTTTGGGTTATCCGTGACTTGCTCGATATGAAGGGCACAAAGTTTGGATGTGGTAAAGGCTTGTGCGGGGCTTGCACCATTCATCTAAACGGATCAGCGATTCGCTCTTGCTCGACTCCTGTTGCGGCCGCAAAAGGGGCATCGATCACAACGATCGAGGGATTGAGCAAAGATGGCGATCACCCCTTGCAGCAGGCTTGGCAGGAACTTAGCGTGCCTCAGTGCGGGTATTGTCAATCTGGGCAGCTGATGAGCGCCGCTGCCTTGCTAGAGACAAATAAAAAACCAAAGGATTCCGATATCGACGCAGCCATGGCTGGCAACATTTGTCGCTGTGGAACCTATCCCCGAATTCGCAAGGGTATTCTGAAGGCGAGCGGCCAGGTGCAAGAGGAGGCAAAATCATGA
- a CDS encoding metallophosphoesterase family protein gives MERNIEAKGKLAIMSCTHGNLPALKAVVDDISKRGIKMIVHLGDSVGYGPEPEEAVEFLNERQIRSIQGCWDKNIAAEESDCGCNFVNEEEAIRGRELFKWTLDRTSLSTKLYLGDLPTSIRLKAPCGNLLFVHGSPRSPNEYLSKDLDPVVLLERTHTANCDFLICGHTHIPFIHKVSGMVTVEEGHPFKDETRIAYAHIKPKFVLNVGSVGEPLHGPEATYIIMDLGTGRGEIIHIPYDVDDTIRRMKRADVPAYVIERFQNSEDITQKDRSCLC, from the coding sequence ATGGAACGAAATATCGAGGCCAAGGGCAAACTGGCGATTATGTCCTGCACTCACGGCAACCTGCCTGCTCTTAAAGCCGTTGTGGATGATATATCAAAGCGGGGCATCAAGATGATCGTTCATCTTGGTGATAGTGTAGGATACGGCCCGGAACCAGAAGAAGCAGTAGAGTTCCTCAATGAGCGACAGATCCGCTCCATCCAAGGCTGCTGGGATAAAAACATCGCAGCAGAAGAGTCTGATTGTGGCTGCAACTTTGTGAATGAAGAAGAGGCCATTCGTGGTCGCGAACTATTTAAGTGGACTTTGGACAGGACCTCCCTATCAACTAAACTCTATCTTGGTGACCTACCTACAAGCATACGCCTCAAGGCACCTTGTGGAAATTTGCTCTTTGTTCATGGCAGTCCTCGATCTCCTAACGAATATCTTAGCAAGGACCTCGACCCCGTGGTTCTTTTAGAACGAACTCACACCGCGAATTGCGATTTCCTGATTTGCGGTCACACGCACATTCCTTTTATTCACAAAGTATCAGGCATGGTAACTGTGGAAGAAGGCCACCCCTTCAAGGACGAAACTCGAATTGCCTATGCCCACATCAAGCCAAAGTTCGTGTTGAACGTAGGTAGTGTTGGTGAACCATTGCATGGACCAGAAGCAACCTATATCATCATGGACCTCGGCACGGGTCGTGGTGAGATTATACACATTCCCTATGATGTAGACGATACGATAAGACGCATGAAGAGGGCCGACGTTCCCGCCTATGTGATCGAGCGATTTCAAAACTCTGAAGATATCACACAAAAAGACAGATCTTGCCTATGTTAG
- a CDS encoding xanthine dehydrogenase family protein molybdopterin-binding subunit, protein MSLVIKNMSRRGFVQTSAGVAGFVLTTQAEGTATKIMAAMAAADPNKEFSPNVFLSVPSKGPIEIVCHRSEMGQGIRNGIPMLIAEELEVNLDDVKIIQATGDKKYGDQNTDGSRSIRFNWDRLRTFGATARTMLETAAAQTWKVKASECYAKEGKVYHKSSGKSLSYQELALVAAKLPVPKDVELKKPKDYKLIGKKSLSVDRKALSTGQATYGMDVERPGMVYAALNRSPTIGGSIKSFDAKDAKKQTGVMDVVTLDAIPQPINTNAAVAVIASNSWAAMQGASKVKVQWQDGPYGKLDTEAYMKKLKKAGEPSKLKVAQTEGKKPSAKPAYTVSQEFSAPFLVHAPMEPLVATAAPTKDGGMEIWAPIQDPQRLRASAAGYLKIPEEKVTVHVTFLGGGFGRKSQPDFGLEAVSLAQKLKKPVKVVWSREDEIKHGFYHAASWQKLSADLDKDGNLLSWNHDTVFPTVMTVFQAGVEKPHEFELGMGATNMPYRAGVATVRHGMVDAPVRVAWLRAVCNVFHATAINGFVDELARKVDKDPIDYRLQLIGKSRKLGHQDTGRLRAVIERCRDVSNWASRKKKGAKLGFASHYSFQSYVAVVVEVEKDSSGVRVKQVDMVADVGQVVHPEAVVSQFQGAAVFGLSAALYGDIQVKNGAVVQNNYHDYPVMRIDRSPKINVDLVENNFPPEGVGEPGTPPVVPAVIAAIRELTGDLITELPVSKHMNA, encoded by the coding sequence ATGAGCTTAGTCATTAAAAATATGAGCCGTCGCGGTTTCGTACAAACTAGCGCTGGAGTTGCTGGATTCGTCTTGACGACTCAGGCAGAAGGTACAGCAACCAAGATTATGGCGGCGATGGCTGCTGCTGATCCCAATAAAGAGTTTAGTCCGAACGTTTTTCTGTCCGTACCTAGCAAGGGGCCGATCGAGATTGTTTGTCACCGGTCAGAGATGGGGCAAGGGATTCGTAACGGAATTCCGATGCTGATTGCCGAGGAACTAGAAGTCAACCTCGATGATGTTAAAATCATTCAGGCAACGGGTGATAAGAAATACGGCGACCAAAATACAGACGGTAGCCGCAGTATCCGTTTCAACTGGGATCGTCTCAGAACTTTTGGCGCTACAGCACGGACCATGCTTGAAACCGCAGCGGCTCAAACTTGGAAAGTGAAGGCCTCTGAATGTTATGCGAAAGAGGGCAAGGTCTATCACAAGTCTTCAGGTAAGTCCTTGAGCTATCAGGAGCTAGCCCTTGTGGCAGCGAAATTACCTGTACCAAAGGACGTCGAACTAAAGAAGCCAAAGGACTACAAGCTTATCGGCAAGAAAAGCTTATCGGTCGACCGTAAGGCTTTGTCAACCGGTCAGGCAACTTACGGTATGGATGTGGAACGCCCCGGAATGGTGTACGCAGCTCTTAATCGTAGCCCCACCATTGGTGGCAGCATCAAGTCTTTCGATGCTAAAGACGCTAAGAAACAGACCGGCGTAATGGATGTGGTTACTCTCGATGCAATTCCGCAACCCATCAACACCAATGCGGCTGTGGCAGTCATCGCCAGCAATAGCTGGGCGGCCATGCAGGGAGCGAGTAAGGTTAAGGTTCAGTGGCAAGATGGTCCTTATGGGAAGTTGGACACCGAAGCTTACATGAAGAAACTCAAAAAAGCTGGAGAGCCCTCGAAGCTTAAAGTCGCTCAGACTGAAGGGAAGAAGCCTTCTGCCAAACCAGCCTATACCGTAAGTCAAGAGTTTTCAGCTCCGTTCCTTGTGCATGCGCCTATGGAACCTCTCGTGGCAACTGCTGCGCCCACCAAGGACGGTGGTATGGAGATTTGGGCACCGATTCAAGATCCTCAGCGTTTAAGGGCAAGCGCCGCTGGGTACCTAAAAATTCCTGAAGAGAAGGTAACCGTTCACGTTACTTTCTTGGGTGGTGGCTTCGGCCGCAAATCTCAACCAGACTTTGGCCTGGAAGCTGTTTCTCTTGCGCAGAAGCTGAAAAAGCCTGTGAAGGTGGTTTGGAGCCGCGAAGATGAAATCAAACACGGTTTCTATCACGCAGCTTCTTGGCAAAAGCTGTCAGCTGACTTGGACAAGGATGGCAACTTGCTATCGTGGAATCATGATACGGTGTTTCCAACGGTCATGACCGTGTTCCAGGCTGGTGTTGAGAAGCCTCACGAGTTTGAACTGGGAATGGGAGCTACAAATATGCCTTACCGAGCAGGTGTTGCAACTGTCAGGCACGGTATGGTCGACGCTCCGGTACGGGTTGCGTGGCTCCGCGCCGTTTGCAATGTATTCCATGCGACGGCGATCAATGGCTTTGTTGATGAGTTAGCTCGTAAGGTTGATAAAGACCCAATTGACTACCGTCTCCAGCTCATCGGCAAGTCTCGTAAGTTGGGGCATCAGGACACGGGCAGACTCCGAGCGGTGATTGAGCGTTGTCGTGACGTTTCAAACTGGGCGAGTCGCAAGAAGAAGGGTGCGAAGCTCGGGTTCGCGAGCCATTATAGCTTTCAAAGTTATGTCGCTGTCGTTGTAGAAGTGGAAAAAGACAGCTCTGGCGTTCGGGTGAAGCAGGTTGATATGGTGGCTGATGTAGGACAAGTGGTGCATCCAGAAGCGGTGGTTTCCCAGTTTCAAGGAGCGGCTGTATTTGGTCTATCGGCAGCTCTGTATGGGGATATTCAGGTTAAAAATGGAGCTGTTGTGCAAAACAACTACCATGATTATCCTGTGATGCGCATCGATCGCTCGCCGAAGATCAATGTCGACCTCGTTGAAAACAACTTCCCACCAGAAGGTGTTGGCGAGCCAGGCACTCCTCCGGTTGTCCCTGCAGTCATCGCCGCGATTCGTGAATTAACTGGGGACTTGATCACCGAACTACCAGTCTCAAAGCACATGAATGCCTAG
- a CDS encoding glycosyl hydrolase family 17 protein yields the protein MKSFSFSRCIAVLISLVFVLSELSLAKVPVVNYSPYRDGQRPGGPGPSEDQIEEDLLLLKNITTELRVYGMGRNTEVIAKLCQKLGLRLHVSAWLVPEDDDEPWSWQNYQEMRNLITFVKSYASSGVLASAIIGSEVLYRGDLSEDRLLQFINYAKQQLAGTGVPVSSAIIYFNWTEALAAAVDQITFHVHPMWEGRPIEQAAKRVLDTWTGLRNRFPDKAVLIGETGWASQGSAIKLSIPSEENQSRFTADLFQLIYDHPEKDEIKVFFFSAFDELWKAGDEGDVGAHWGLFRSDRSPKPVVDVIENLAS from the coding sequence ATGAAATCGTTTTCCTTTAGTCGTTGCATCGCTGTTTTAATCTCACTGGTATTTGTGCTCAGCGAGCTTTCACTGGCCAAGGTTCCAGTTGTCAACTACTCGCCCTATCGCGATGGTCAAAGACCGGGTGGCCCTGGTCCTAGTGAAGATCAGATTGAAGAAGATCTGCTCCTTCTGAAAAATATAACCACTGAGCTTCGAGTTTATGGCATGGGACGTAATACGGAAGTCATCGCGAAATTGTGCCAGAAGCTTGGCCTGCGCCTTCATGTCAGTGCATGGCTCGTCCCTGAAGACGACGATGAGCCTTGGAGCTGGCAAAATTATCAGGAAATGAGAAACCTGATAACATTCGTCAAGTCGTACGCATCCTCTGGAGTCTTGGCGAGTGCCATCATCGGTAGCGAGGTACTTTATCGAGGGGATCTGAGTGAAGACCGGCTGCTACAATTCATTAACTATGCAAAGCAGCAGCTGGCGGGTACCGGTGTTCCGGTTAGTTCAGCAATCATCTACTTTAACTGGACTGAAGCCCTCGCCGCTGCAGTGGATCAAATCACGTTTCACGTTCATCCCATGTGGGAGGGGCGTCCCATTGAGCAGGCAGCCAAGCGAGTTTTAGACACTTGGACGGGTTTACGAAATCGATTTCCTGACAAAGCTGTACTCATCGGTGAAACTGGATGGGCGAGTCAGGGTAGTGCAATTAAGCTTTCAATCCCTTCTGAAGAAAATCAATCACGGTTCACAGCAGATTTGTTTCAGCTAATCTACGATCACCCCGAAAAGGATGAGATCAAAGTATTTTTCTTCAGTGCGTTTGATGAATTATGGAAAGCGGGAGATGAGGGTGATGTGGGAGCACACTGGGGCTTATTTCGCTCAGATAGAAGTCCAAAGCCGGTTGTCGACGTGATTGAGAATCTTGCCTCATAA
- a CDS encoding GTP-binding protein — MDTKETSHNTFEKLPVTVLSGFLGSGKTTLMKHILSNQTELKVALIVNNMSSINIDAALLEERGLSFQRVEERLVELSNGCICCTLRDDLLSEVEALAKAQKYDYLLIESTGISEPMPVAETFEFRTEEGHSLSDYAELDTMVTVVDAANFLTHFKSGDRLADRDMALDDGDTRNLSSLLTDQVEFADVIILNKIDLIEESELSHLEAILSQLNQKASICRTEFSQVELDKVLGTKRFNFEEARLAPGWLKVLQGEEVSESEEFGISHLAYESRKPFHPERFADLLSDTDFMDKLLRAKGYFWIASQPAISIILSLAGTILNCERGGIWWAAVPPEKRPPESNQEFYSWLQKVWDDTFGDRRTRLVFIGQDLNKDHIRNCLDQALLTEKEINTPQSWKSFEDPFPPWEKMQELTDHFEIAAKAEKQQQAQ, encoded by the coding sequence ATGGACACAAAGGAAACATCACATAACACCTTCGAGAAGCTCCCCGTGACCGTTCTATCTGGCTTTTTGGGGTCAGGTAAAACGACACTCATGAAGCACATCTTAAGCAATCAAACTGAACTCAAGGTCGCCCTAATCGTAAACAATATGAGCAGTATAAATATTGATGCAGCGCTCCTTGAGGAGCGAGGACTCAGCTTTCAAAGAGTTGAGGAGCGTCTAGTAGAGCTTTCAAACGGCTGCATTTGCTGCACTCTACGAGATGACTTACTGTCAGAAGTGGAGGCTTTAGCCAAGGCCCAAAAATACGACTACCTGCTGATTGAATCTACAGGGATTTCAGAGCCAATGCCCGTCGCAGAGACCTTTGAGTTTCGTACAGAGGAAGGTCACTCGCTTTCAGATTATGCGGAACTAGATACCATGGTCACAGTAGTTGACGCAGCGAACTTCTTAACCCATTTCAAAAGCGGAGATCGACTAGCAGATCGCGACATGGCACTGGACGACGGTGATACCCGCAACCTGTCAAGTCTTTTGACTGACCAAGTTGAGTTTGCTGATGTCATCATACTCAACAAGATTGATCTTATCGAAGAATCCGAACTAAGCCATCTCGAAGCTATTCTCTCACAGCTTAATCAAAAAGCTAGTATTTGCAGGACGGAGTTCTCACAGGTCGAGCTGGACAAAGTCTTGGGGACAAAGAGGTTTAATTTCGAAGAAGCGCGGCTTGCGCCGGGTTGGCTCAAGGTGCTCCAAGGGGAAGAAGTTTCTGAAAGTGAAGAGTTCGGAATCAGCCACCTAGCCTACGAATCTCGTAAACCGTTCCACCCCGAACGATTTGCAGACTTGCTATCGGACACTGACTTTATGGACAAGCTCTTGCGCGCAAAAGGCTACTTCTGGATTGCGTCTCAGCCGGCGATTAGCATCATTCTATCTCTCGCGGGTACAATCTTGAATTGTGAGCGGGGTGGCATCTGGTGGGCAGCAGTTCCCCCTGAAAAACGCCCCCCTGAATCCAATCAAGAGTTTTACAGCTGGCTTCAAAAGGTCTGGGACGATACGTTTGGCGATCGTCGAACGCGACTAGTTTTCATCGGACAAGACCTTAATAAGGACCACATCCGCAATTGCTTAGACCAAGCGCTGCTAACAGAGAAAGAGATCAATACGCCACAGTCTTGGAAGAGTTTCGAGGATCCCTTCCCTCCCTGGGAGAAAATGCAAGAGTTGACAGATCACTTCGAAATAGCAGCAAAGGCAGAGAAGCAGCAGCAGGCTCAATGA
- a CDS encoding PA14 domain-containing protein → MKLLKDLRSPGGSADGYSTFAMFFFISSFTALSQGLIFHDSLNGFLKFHLAKIQRTDQEQSHLSGFSILKSLMKTSLVIEGQAFTSYAGSNGYIEDGKFYLTQVTPAVNGSNYFDDIFLSVKDAEDGKKVITEFEVLKTDGIEHTVKARTILNNRKTSSDIALVIAEKESVFGSEDPNPNSGLAGYVYRLPEGIQQLPNLDLLTPISTIYTEKIDVPVMRYETGFPGVPDLFEWFAISYRGRIMLPKSGTYEFRLASDDGSKLFIDSDLVVNNDSTQEVTVADGQADFTSGIKNLRLDYFQGPRWEVALQLYWKKPGDDHFEIVPENALRLYKK, encoded by the coding sequence ATGAAATTGCTCAAAGATCTCCGAAGCCCTGGTGGCTCGGCAGATGGCTATTCAACCTTCGCTATGTTTTTCTTCATCAGTAGCTTCACCGCGCTGAGCCAAGGTCTCATTTTCCACGACTCCCTCAACGGCTTTTTGAAATTTCATCTGGCAAAAATTCAGCGAACAGATCAGGAACAATCCCATCTATCTGGATTTAGCATCTTAAAGAGTTTGATGAAAACATCGTTAGTGATAGAAGGTCAAGCGTTCACAAGCTATGCTGGCAGCAATGGCTATATTGAAGACGGCAAGTTTTATCTCACTCAAGTAACCCCCGCTGTAAATGGCTCAAATTACTTTGATGATATCTTTCTTAGTGTGAAAGATGCGGAGGATGGTAAGAAAGTTATTACTGAGTTTGAGGTGCTCAAAACAGATGGTATCGAACACACTGTCAAAGCTCGCACGATTCTAAACAATCGAAAAACCAGCAGTGATATTGCCCTTGTCATTGCAGAAAAAGAAAGTGTCTTTGGTTCAGAGGACCCTAATCCGAACTCAGGGCTTGCAGGCTATGTTTACCGCTTACCGGAAGGCATCCAACAGCTTCCTAACCTCGACCTATTAACTCCAATAAGTACGATCTATACTGAAAAGATCGATGTGCCTGTGATGCGATATGAGACTGGTTTTCCTGGCGTCCCTGATCTCTTTGAATGGTTTGCAATCTCATATCGCGGCCGAATCATGCTCCCTAAAAGCGGAACCTACGAGTTTAGACTAGCCTCAGACGATGGTTCAAAACTTTTCATTGATAGCGATTTGGTAGTGAACAACGACAGTACTCAAGAAGTGACAGTTGCCGATGGTCAGGCTGATTTTACCAGTGGGATCAAAAATCTGCGACTCGACTATTTCCAAGGCCCACGGTGGGAGGTCGCCCTCCAGCTATACTGGAAAAAGCCTGGGGACGACCACTTTGAAATTGTGCCTGAAAATGCATTGCGACTTTACAAGAAATAA
- a CDS encoding glycoside hydrolase family protein — protein MSEPAKSSCLAEAMLQDCQLMARYAMISGKQMEASSVAQLEAIGAAHLSRGVMTPEEVKFLTEMHNYLSELVAPATPRFIQILQGHQSFSMLSVLGSIPLIRKIMCFSMICLAGFIAISLSPDVNGSPSNYSLFENSGVNLLLNELFLIFAAGIGASFAALFKANRYLEKGTFDPIYGNSYWLRIILGIVSGTLLGMLAPVEDFEHLGASMIGPPNLNKTFNGIGRPLLAIAGGFSAALVYKILDRVVSFLDTLIDTVFPSNFSRFQSLQRNESGNDSVTSKMQDRIPVRNRSPQPYMTVSHQPNPAVTVTCPPIEEDESDPFQGWLESFIKLGEGYRTKVYKDSLGIPTIGIGCNLEVLENQELIRGFGVSLEAILAGTVELTEEQISSIFRVHCDACLADAREIFPKFHLLTDVRKIVLLDMRFNLGKTRLLKFKNMIKAVNDYNYSKAATEMKNSRWYRQVRNRGERNVYIMQQGTMIGAPHITGELESFETQMNRNSHVA, from the coding sequence ATGAGCGAACCAGCAAAATCTTCTTGCCTAGCGGAAGCGATGTTACAGGATTGCCAGTTAATGGCACGCTATGCAATGATTTCTGGAAAGCAGATGGAGGCTAGCTCAGTTGCCCAGTTGGAGGCGATTGGAGCGGCCCATCTTAGCCGTGGTGTCATGACCCCCGAGGAGGTGAAATTCCTCACGGAGATGCATAACTACCTTTCCGAATTAGTAGCACCTGCAACACCCAGATTTATCCAGATTCTTCAAGGTCATCAATCCTTCTCCATGCTTTCTGTTCTAGGTTCGATTCCACTCATTCGAAAAATCATGTGTTTCTCCATGATTTGCTTGGCCGGATTCATTGCTATAAGTCTTTCCCCCGACGTAAATGGTAGTCCTAGCAACTACTCACTTTTTGAAAATAGTGGTGTCAACTTACTACTTAACGAATTATTTTTGATTTTCGCTGCCGGGATTGGAGCGTCATTTGCTGCATTATTTAAAGCTAATCGGTATTTAGAGAAGGGAACATTCGATCCGATTTATGGCAATTCCTACTGGCTACGTATCATTCTGGGAATCGTATCAGGAACCTTACTTGGTATGCTGGCACCAGTTGAAGATTTTGAGCATCTTGGTGCTTCCATGATTGGCCCGCCAAACTTAAACAAAACATTTAATGGTATCGGTCGGCCTTTATTAGCAATAGCTGGGGGATTCTCTGCGGCTTTGGTCTACAAGATTCTCGATCGTGTGGTGAGCTTCCTTGATACACTCATCGATACCGTTTTCCCTTCGAACTTCTCGCGTTTTCAATCGCTACAAAGAAATGAGTCTGGTAACGATTCCGTCACGTCCAAAATGCAGGACCGAATCCCTGTCAGAAATCGTTCTCCTCAACCTTATATGACGGTCAGTCATCAACCCAATCCTGCGGTTACGGTTACCTGCCCACCAATCGAAGAGGATGAATCCGATCCGTTTCAGGGGTGGCTAGAAAGCTTTATCAAGCTTGGCGAGGGCTATCGAACTAAAGTCTACAAGGATTCTCTAGGTATTCCCACTATCGGAATAGGCTGTAACCTTGAGGTACTAGAAAACCAAGAACTGATCCGTGGCTTTGGAGTTTCCCTAGAAGCTATCCTAGCGGGAACAGTTGAGCTAACTGAGGAGCAGATCTCATCTATCTTTCGGGTTCACTGTGATGCCTGCTTAGCGGACGCTAGGGAAATATTCCCGAAATTTCATCTGTTAACCGATGTAAGAAAAATTGTCTTGCTCGACATGAGGTTTAATCTAGGCAAGACACGGCTGCTGAAATTCAAGAACATGATTAAGGCGGTTAATGATTACAATTACTCCAAAGCAGCTACCGAGATGAAGAATTCCCGCTGGTATCGCCAAGTGCGTAATCGAGGTGAGCGAAATGTCTACATTATGCAGCAAGGCACAATGATAGGGGCGCCCCATATAACTGGCGAACTAGAGAGCTTCGAAACGCAGATGAATAGAAATAGTCATGTAGCGTGA
- a CDS encoding NTP transferase domain-containing protein, producing the protein MIEQQERLNFLETQRDMQDGIIVVSLFSTAGSTYQKAGARLLVALDGTTCGLISGGCLEPEIAKQGLNAWDLGQILEWEVDTTDDADQFFGYGLGCKGVLTMVFEPVRFKDQAHFDRILELLRPPSEERKIIHAFDRKEGMLFRATQREHLWDCEPGFPEHLIEGAGSERFLVLREEQDPVPTVSIFGAGTDAVPLARLSAQMGWTTKVYDRSSEKIARQKWPDRVETYALPTKEALARVSNGPHQFVVAMTHNFESDSAVLDAIAYKDQIPYLGLLGPAHRREALFKQTSASKSELMSKLAGRLFSPIGLKTGGRQPSEIALSIVSEIQAVHRRTGLAKKRRHQKVSVVVLAAGASRRLDGPRKQLVQFENQSLLKKAITQAHKVANAGVFVVLGAHTEVIAKETSPNETLVYNPRWETGISSSIKAGFNAAIPNPNNSPEHSVLFCLVDQPLIDEGHLTNIIRRAQENQDLVAASEYENTVGVPAIIAAELAGEIEDIKGDQGCKALIKSQSQVSLVPSAELAFDIDTPQDLEALARLEL; encoded by the coding sequence GTGATCGAACAACAGGAGCGCTTGAATTTCCTTGAGACTCAACGAGATATGCAGGATGGGATTATAGTTGTCTCGTTATTTTCAACAGCAGGCTCCACTTATCAGAAGGCTGGCGCTCGGTTACTTGTAGCACTCGATGGCACCACATGCGGATTGATTAGTGGTGGTTGCCTGGAACCTGAAATTGCCAAGCAAGGCTTAAACGCCTGGGACTTGGGACAAATTCTCGAATGGGAGGTGGACACCACCGACGACGCAGACCAATTTTTTGGCTACGGGCTGGGATGCAAGGGCGTCCTAACCATGGTGTTCGAGCCAGTACGGTTTAAGGATCAAGCTCACTTCGACCGCATACTAGAGCTTCTCAGGCCACCAAGCGAGGAACGCAAGATCATACACGCCTTCGATCGTAAGGAGGGCATGCTCTTTCGCGCCACTCAGAGAGAGCATCTTTGGGACTGCGAGCCGGGCTTCCCTGAGCATCTGATTGAAGGTGCGGGAAGCGAGCGATTCCTAGTACTGCGAGAAGAGCAGGATCCAGTCCCAACCGTTAGCATTTTCGGCGCCGGAACTGACGCCGTCCCCTTGGCCCGCCTAAGTGCTCAAATGGGCTGGACAACTAAGGTCTACGACCGGAGCTCTGAAAAGATCGCACGTCAAAAGTGGCCAGATCGGGTAGAAACCTACGCGCTCCCCACCAAGGAAGCCCTTGCCCGAGTTTCCAACGGGCCACATCAATTTGTCGTTGCTATGACCCACAACTTTGAATCCGATAGCGCTGTCCTGGATGCCATTGCTTACAAAGATCAGATTCCGTACCTTGGATTGCTTGGCCCAGCACACCGCCGAGAGGCACTGTTTAAGCAGACTTCGGCTAGCAAGTCTGAATTGATGAGTAAACTTGCTGGCCGGCTATTCTCTCCCATAGGCCTCAAAACAGGGGGGCGGCAACCAAGCGAAATCGCCCTCAGCATTGTTTCAGAAATCCAAGCGGTACATCGACGAACAGGACTAGCGAAAAAACGAAGGCATCAAAAGGTTTCAGTGGTGGTTTTGGCGGCTGGAGCCAGTCGTCGTTTGGATGGACCACGCAAGCAGTTGGTCCAATTTGAGAATCAGAGCCTATTGAAAAAGGCTATCACCCAAGCTCATAAAGTTGCCAATGCTGGAGTTTTTGTAGTTTTGGGTGCCCATACCGAAGTGATTGCAAAGGAGACTAGTCCTAACGAAACCCTAGTCTATAACCCTCGCTGGGAAACTGGGATCTCCAGCTCTATCAAAGCGGGTTTTAACGCTGCGATTCCTAACCCAAACAATAGCCCTGAGCACTCGGTGTTATTCTGCTTGGTAGACCAACCACTGATCGATGAAGGGCACCTCACAAACATTATCCGCAGAGCTCAGGAAAACCAGGATTTGGTGGCAGCTAGTGAATACGAAAACACGGTCGGTGTTCCGGCTATCATCGCAGCAGAACTAGCAGGTGAGATTGAAGATATTAAGGGTGACCAAGGTTGCAAGGCACTGATCAAAAGCCAAAGCCAGGTGAGTTTAGTTCCGTCTGCGGAGCTGGCCTTCGATATCGATACACCGCAAGATCTAGAGGCTCTGGCTCGTTTAGAGTTATAG